In Bufo gargarizans isolate SCDJY-AF-19 chromosome 5, ASM1485885v1, whole genome shotgun sequence, the following are encoded in one genomic region:
- the INHBA gene encoding inhibin beta A chain, whose amino-acid sequence MSVHVLNGFLLVLCWIMVRSTPTPGSEGHSSVTDCPSCSLSKFHKDAISSQSDMVEAVKKHILNMLHMRDRPNITQPVPKAALLNAIKKVHVGKVGEDGQVQIDDVIARRAEMNEILEQTSEIITFAEAGPSKKILHFEISKEGSDLLIIREAELWLFLKLSKANRSRTRLTIRLYQQQRGPKEHRGSDGNKNEVLIAEKVVDTKKSGWHTFPVSGSIQRLLNHGKSSMDIRVACDQCQESGATPVLLGKRKRKDDVDKEVGATAGEEEKEQSHRPFLMIVAQQTDEHPHRRRKRGLECDGKVSNCCKKHFYVSFKDIGWSDWIIAPPGYHANYCEGDCPNHIAGTSGASLSFHSTVIHQYRIKGHSPFNSIKSCCVPSKLRAMSMLYYDDGQNIIKKDIQNMIVEECGCS is encoded by the exons ATGTCTGTGCATGTACTGAACGGATTTCTGCTGGTACTTTGCTGGATTATGGTGAGGAGTACTCCAACTCCAGGATCTGAGGGACACAGTTCAGTCACTGACTGTCCATCCTGCTCACTATCTAAATTCCACAAGGATGCCATCAGTTCTCAAAGTGACATGGTTGAGGCAGTGAAGAAGCACATTTTAAACATGCTGCATATGAGGGACAGACCCAACATCACTCAGCCAGTGCCTAAAGCGGCGCTTTTAAACGCCATCAAGAAAGTTCACGTGGGGAAAGTGGGAGAGGATGGCCAAGTGCAAATAGATGATGTGATTGCACGGAGAGCAGAAATGAATGAAATCTTGGAGCAAACTTCAGAGATCATCACATTTGCGGAAGCAG GGCCCTCCAAGAAAATTCTCCACTTTGAGATCTCCAAAGAAGGCAGTGATCTGTTGATAATCAGGGAAGCAGAGCTTTGGCTTTTCCTCAAACTATCTAAAGCCAACCGAAGTCGGACAAGGCTAACGATTCGACTGTACCAGCAGCAACGAGGGCCGAAGGAGCACAGGGGATCTGATGGAAACAAAAATGAAGTTCTGATAGCTGAGAAAGTGGTGGACACAAAGAAAAGTGGCTGGCATACGTTCCCCGTATCTGGGAGCATTCAGCGTCTACTGAATCATGGCAAATCATCAATGGATATTCGAGTAGCTTGTGACCAATGCCAAGAATCAGGAGCAACCCCTGTCTTGCTTGGTAAACGTAAGAGAAAAGATGATGTGGACAAAGAAGTAGGGGCAACTGCAGGTGAAGAAGAAAAAGAGCAGTCGCATAGACCTTTCCTAATGATTGTGGCTCAACAGACAGATGAACACCCTCACCGGAGGAGGAAACGTGGCTTGGAATGTGATGGTAAAGTAAGCAACTGCTGTAAAAAGCATTTTTATGTAAGTTTCAAGGACATCGGTTGGAGCGACTGGATCATAGCACCTCCTGGCTACCACGCCAATTACTGCGAGGGGGATTGCCCTAACCACATTGCTGGGACATCTGGGGCTTCTCTATCATTTCATTCCACAGTCATTCACCAGTACCGGATTAAAGGCCACAGTCCCTTCAACAGTATCAAATCTTGTTGTGTTCCCTCCAAGTTGAGAGCTATGTCCATGCTGTATTATGACGATGgacaaaatattataaaaaaggaTATTCAGAACATGATTGTGGAAGAGTGCGGATGCTCATAA